One stretch of Arachis duranensis cultivar V14167 chromosome 1, aradu.V14167.gnm2.J7QH, whole genome shotgun sequence DNA includes these proteins:
- the LOC107494739 gene encoding LRR receptor-like serine/threonine-protein kinase GSO1, with the protein MKLTIGKHCAMGYICLSHFFLFLAIIGTDFVSSMANNETDSYWLLRIKSELVDPLEAMSNWSPTTHMCNWNGLTCSLDQEHAIGLNLSGSGISGSISVEFNHLSYLQTLDLSSNSLTGSIPSKLFKLQNLTTLLLYSNSLSGNIPLEIGNLKNLQVLRIGGNMLEGEIASSIVNLTKLTVLGLGYCNFNGSIPFRIGELKNLVSLDLQSNSFSGTIPEDIQGCEMLENFAASNNMLDGSIPSSIGSLKSLKILNLANNTLSGSIPKTLSHLSNLTYLNLLGNKLNGEIPSELNSLTQLQTLDLSENNLSGPIPLLNTKLQNLVSLVLSDNAFTGSIPSNFCLKDSSKLEQLFLSQNMMYGKFPLELLDCSSIQQLDLSDNSFEGELPSNLDMLQNLTDLVLNNNSFVGSLPPEIGNITRLEGLFLFGNSFTGTIPVEIGRLHRLITIYLYDNQMSGTIPRELTNCTSLREIDFFGNHFTGPIPETIGKLKDLVVLHLRQNDLSGPVPPSMGYCKSLQILALADNSLSGSIPPTFGYLSELFKITLYNNSFEGPLPRSLLALKNLKIINFSHNRFSGSFSPLTGSNSLTILDLTNNSFSGPIPSTLGNSLNLSRLRLAYNNLTGAIPSEFSYLTELNFLDLSFNNLTGDVSPQLSNSHKIEHMLLSNNRFTGQLPPWLAILQTLGELDLSYNNFNGRVLSELGKCSNLLKLSLHHNNLSGEIPQEIGNLTCLNVLNLQSNSLSGSIPSMIRQCSKLYELRLSENFLTGSIPEELGDLAELQVILDLSKNRFTGEIPSSLGNLMKLERLNLSFNQLQGKVPSSLGKLTSLHVVNLSSNNLEGQIPSTFSGFPRSSFLKNEGLCGPPLVPCSTSRGKMQMQLSNMQVAAIIVAIVFTSTVICLVMIYIMLRIWCNWRKVSISSSDGGTAAKCANNNNNKTGNGGYWNMHMNSSSFGLIPSPDKKNNSMATTTAAICFFDIKQEGVDNTNK; encoded by the coding sequence ATGAAACTTACGATTGGAAAACACTGTGCAATGGGTTACATTTGTTTGAGCCATTTCTTTCTGTTTCTGGCCATAATTGGCACTGATTTTGTTTCTAGTATGGCCAATAATGAAACAGATTCCTATTGGCTTCTCAGAATCAAATCAGAACTTGTTGATCCATTAGAAGCCATGAGCAACTGGTCTCCAACAACTCACATGTGCAACTGGAATGGTCTAACATGTTCACTTGATCAAGAACATGCTATAGGTCTGAACCTTTCTGGTTCAGGAATATCAGGTTCCATCTCAGTTGAGTTTAACCACCTCTCATATCTTCAAACACTTGACTTGTCTTCAAATTCACTTACTGGCTCCATCCCTTCAAAGCTTTTTAAGCTTCAAAATCTAACAACACTTCTCCTATACTCAAATTCTCTCTCTGGGAACATTCCTTTAGAGATAGGTAATTTGAAGAACTTGCAAGTTCTTAGAATAGGTGGCAACATGTTGGAAGGTGAAATTGCATCTAGTATTGTTAACTTAACAAAGTTGACAGTGTTGGGATTAGGCTACTGCAACTTCAATGGTAGCATACCATTCAGGATCGGTGAATTGAAGAATCTGGTTTCTCTTGATTTGCAAAGTAACAGCTTTAGTGGCACCATACCTGAAGATATTCAAGGCTGCGAAATGCTCGAAAACTTTGCAGCATCAAACAACATGCTTGATGGGAGCATTCCCTCCTCTATAGGCTCTCTTAAatcattgaaaattttgaatcttgCCAACAATACTCTCTCTGGGTCAATTCCTAAAACCCTGAGTCATCTTTCCAACTTGACATACCTGAATTTGCTTGGAAACAAACTCAATGGAGAAATCCCTTCTGAGCTCAACAGTCTAACCCAGCTGCAGACATTAGACTTGTCCGAAAACAATCTTTCGGGACCAATACCACTCCTCAATACCAAATTACAGAATCTCGTGTCCCTGGTTCTGTCTGATAATGCTTTCACTGGTAGCATTCCAAGCAACTTCTGCCTCAAAGATTCTTCAAAGCTTGAGCAGCTTTTCTTGTCTCAAAACATGATGTATGGAAAATTCCCCCTGGAGCTACTCGACTGTTCCTCAATCCAACAGTTGGATCTTTCTGACAATAGCTTTGAAGGAGAGCTTCCATCCAACCTTGACATGCTGCAGAACCTCACTGATCTTGTGCTCAACAACAACAGCTTTGTTGGATCTTTACCTCCGGAAATCGGAAATATTACTAGGTTGGAAGGCCTTTTCCTGTTTGGTAACTCTTTCACAGGTACAATCCCAGTGGAGATCGGAAGGCTTCATAGATTGATCACCATTTACCTCTATGATAACCAGATGTCTGGAACCATACCGAGAGAGTTAACAAACTGCACAAGCTTAAGGGAAATCGACTTCTTTGGAAACCACTTTACCGGGCCGATTCCAGAAACTATAGGCAAGCTTAAGGACTTGGTTGTTCTTCATCTGAGGCAGAATGACTTGTCTGGTCCAGTCCCTCCAAGCATGGGGTACTGTAAGAGTCTTCAGATATTAGCATTAGCAGATAACAGCTTGTCTGGTTCGATACCACCCACATTCGGTTATCTTTCAGAACTCTTCAAAATTACCCTTTACAACAACTCCTTTGAAGGACCTCTCCCTCGTTCACTTCTTGCTCTCAAGAACctcaaaatcataaatttttccCACAACAGGTTCAGTGGAAGTTTCTCTCCTCTCACTGGCTCAAATTCTCTAACTATTCTGGACTTGACTAACAACAGCTTCTCAGGTCCCATCCCTTCTACATTAGGCAATTCCCTGAACCTCAGCCGTCTCCGGCTCGCATACAATAATCTCACCGGAGCCATTCCTTCGGAGTTTTCCTACCTTACTGAGCTTAACTTCCTCGATTTGTCATTCAACAACTTAACAGGAGATGTGTCACCTCAACTCTCGAACTCTCACAAAATCGAACACATGCTCCTGAGTAATAACAGGTTCACTGGCCAACTACCTCCATGGTTGGCAATCTTACAAACACTTGGTGAGCTAGATCTCTCATACAACAACTTCAATGGCAGGGTGCTTTCTGAGCTTGGTAAATGCTCAAATTTGCTTAAACTCTCTCTGCATCACAACAATCTCTCAGGGGAAATCCCACAAGAGATTGGAAATCTCACTTGCCTCAATGTTCTAAACTTACAAAGCAATAGTCTCTCCGGCAGCATCCCCTCAATGATTCGGCAATGCAGCAAGCTTTATGAGCTCAGGCTCTCAGAGAATTTCTTGACAGGTTCCATACCTGAAGAGCTAGGGGATCTTGCTGAATTGCAAGTGATCTTAGACTTGAGTAAAAATCGCTTCACCGGTGAGATTCCATCTTCACTTGGAAACCTTATGAAGTTAGAAAGACTAAATCTTTCTTTCAATCAGCTACAAGGCAAGGTTCCTTCATCACTGGGAAAACTCACAAGCCTCCATGTAGTGAATCTTTCTAGCAACAATCTTGAAGGCCAGATTCCCTCAACATTTTCGGGGTTCCCAAGAAGCTCATTCCTCAAAAATGAAGGCTTGTGTGGCCCACCATTGGTACCCTGCTCCACATCACGGGGGAAAATGCAAATGCAGCTATCAAATATGCAAGTGGCGGCAATCATAGTAGCAATTGTTTTCACTTCCACAGTGATATGTTTGGttatgatttacatcatgttgaggatatggtgcAATTGGAGGAAAGTTTCCATTTCAAGTTCAGATGGTGGCACTGCTGCAAAATGtgctaataacaataataataaaacaggGAATGGTGGGTATTGGAACATGCACATGAACTCTTCCTCCTTTGGGTTGATTCCTTCACCAGATAAGAAGAATAATTCAATggcaacaacaacagcagcaaTATGCTTCTTTGATATCAAACAGGAAGGTGTGGATAATACAAACAAATAA